The nucleotide sequence ccttcttcctcctgtgatACATTAGGACCCTCATGGCCCTGGGGGTCTCTGAATCCTGAGATGTTAGGGCTCCTCCCAgtgtccctatatatatatatgaggaccATCCTCTGGCAGCAGATGCCATGAGTGCAGGAGCAGACCCCATTATAGCGGTGATTCCTCTGCAGCCCCATAGGCACACATCAGGAGCCTCTGACCCTGGGGTCACCTGAGGACTAGACCCAGAATCCCAGATTCACCCCAGAGGGTCAGGACAAAGGGAACAAGACAATGTGATTACAAATGCAGCCAGCACTGGTGTATAGGATGTATGTAACATCCTGCCAGCACTGGGGTAATGTATATAGGATGTATGTAACACCCACCagcactggtgtatataggacgtgtatataatgtatataggatgTATATAACGCCCCGGCCgcccctgtgtatataggatGTATATAACATCCCACCAGCactggtgtatataatgtatagaggaTGTATATAACGCCCCGGCCGCccctgtgtatataatgtatataggatgTATATAACATCCCAccagcactgctgtatataatttatataggATGTATGTAACGCCCCGGccgcccctgtgtgtataggatgtatataacGTATATCGGATGGGCTGGTATTATTGTGGTGGTCCTATGGCCCCTCCTACAGAACTAGGACCGAGGATCAGCACTAAACCTCATACAAAGCAACATGGCCGCCGCTGCCAGGAGCGCAGGAAACACGGAAAGAAAAAGAGTCGGGAGAAGAAACTTCACTTTATCCAAAACTGCCACATGTGATTATTATAgagaagaggatgaggaggggtctgcggcctccagcccctcccccacaatGCATTGCTGTTACTCTGAAGGCTATGACCAGTGATCCTCAGCCTgtgcccctccagctgctgcaccacaactcccagcacgtCCGGGCGCCACAGGTTGTGATACTGCTCTACAGGAGGGTCCCTGGTCTGATACAGCCAGCAGCCTGGCCTCTAGGGGTAGGGGatacactgtatctcatcctatagTCCGGAGGAGTCCCTCTAGCCCAGCATGGAcctctgggggagggggatacatcatggatacactgtatctcatcctatagTCCGGAGGAGTCCCTCTAGCCCAGCATGGAcctctgggggagggggatacatcatggatacactgtatctcatcctatagTCCGGAGGAGTCCCTCTAGCCCAGCATGGAcctctgggggagggggatacatcatggatacactgtatctcatcctatagTCCGGAGGAGTCCCTCTAGCCCAGCATGGAcctctgggggagggggatacatcatggatacactgtatctcatcctatagTCCGGAGGAGTCCCTCTAGCCCAGCATGGAcctctgggggagggggatacaccatggatacactgtatctcatcctatagTCCGGAGGAGTCCCTCTAGCCCAGCATGGACCTCTTCCTGCCCCGCAGCCTGACCTCGTCCAGCTTCTTGATGACGGGGCCGGCCCTCCTGGAGGTGGCGCTGTAGCTCTGGAGGAGGGTCCTGAAGAGGTCCTGGGTGCCGGGGTGGGTGCTCAGCAGCGCCTTCTCCAGGACGTACAGGTCCACGCCTTTATCCTCAGGGAGAGCAGAGATAAAGCTGAGGCCAAAGTCGATGAGCACCAGGTCCAGGCTGGGGTGCGGGGGGCGCAGCAGCATGttagaggtggtcaggtcaccaTGGACGACATCCTCATCGTGCATCCGCCCCAGCACCTGACCCATCCTCTCCGCCAGGCTGTACAGGCTGCCGCCATCTGCCTGCGCTGCCATTATAAAGTCCCGGACGGTCACTGACCCCTCTATGTCCTCCAGGTAGATGCAGTGAGAGATGTGATCAACAAAGAAGACCACCGGGGCGGCGATACCTGCGAGACAGAGAGAGACTTCAGCCAGAGCGGGGCGAGtatacccctccccccacatAGCACAACCCCAGCCAGGGCTCACCTGCCCctgcttgctgacagtttccctcagTCTCAGCGCCCctgcttgctgacagtttccctcagTCTCAGCGCCCctgcttgctgacagtttccctcagTCTCAGCGCCCctgcttgctgacagtttccctcagTCACAACACCCctgcttgctgacagtttccctcagTCTCAGCGCCCCTCCTTGCTGATTAGTGTCCCTCAGTCTCAGCGCCCCtacttgctgacagtttccctcagTCTCAGCGCCCCTGCTTGCTGATAAGTGTCCCTCAGTCTCAGCGCCCctgcttgctgacagtttccctcagTCTCAGCGCCCctgcttgctgacagtttccctcagTCTCAGCGCCCctgcttgctgacagtttccctcagTCACAACACCCctgcttgctgacagtttccctcagTCTCAGCGCCCCTCCTTGCTGATTAGTGTCCCTCAGTCTCAGCGCCCCtacttgctgacagtttccctcagTCTCAGCGCCCCTGCTTGCTGATAAGTGTCCCTCAGTCTCAGCGCCCctgcttgctgacagtttccctcagTCTCGGCACCCctgcttgctgacagtttccctcagTCTCAGCGCCCctgcttgctgacagtttccctcagTCTCAGCGCCCctgcttgctgacagtttccctcagTCTCAGCGCCCctgcttgctgacagtttccctcagTCACAACACCCctgcttgctgacagtttccctcagTCTCTGCGCCCctgcttgctgacagtttccctcagTCTCAGCGCCCctgcttgctgacagtttccctcagTCTCAGCGCCCCTCCTTGCTGATTAGTGTCCCTCAGTCTCAGCGCCCCTGCTTGCTGATAAGTGTCCCTCAGTCTCGGCACCCctgcttgctgacagtttccctcagTCTCGGCACCCctgcttgctgacagtttccctcagtcacagcgccccctgcttgctgacagtttccctcagTCTCGGCGCCCctgcttgctgacagtttccctcagTCACAGCGCCCctgcttgctgacagtttccctcagTCTCAGCGCCCctgcttgctgacagtttccctcagcgcccctgcttgctgacagtttccctcagTCTCAGCGCCCctgcttgctgacagtttccctcagTCTCAGCGCCCCTGCTTGCTGACAGTGTCCCTCAGTCACAGCGCCCCTGGTGGCTCACCTGCCTTCCTGCACCTGAGGATGGAGCGCACCTCCTGCGCCGTCCGCCTATGTGTCAGCTTCTCGTCCAGGGCGGGATGTCTGTAGGTCTTTGAGAACCTCTCCTTCACCACAGCCGGCCTGCCCAGGAAGCTGCCCCTGTAAACCCGCGCCTCGGCTCCCTGCTTTACCAGCCGCAGCCCCGCCAGGTACCGCCGTGTCCGCTCCCGGCTGCTGCTCTCCGCGCCGTTCTCCATGACTTCCATGCTGACAGACGCTACGTAAAGAGCGTAAGCAGCGCAACTTTTTAGAGCGACACGTCACTGCGCGGCGCAAACACCATGAAGAATCCACAAGAACGTAAAGAGCGAGTCCAGCATAAAATAATGTCCGGGAGCAAACATAACACCGGAAACTAAAGTTCCGGGTTGATCAACTTACAGCTACAACAATATATATGCGCAATGATCGCAAAAACAGGCACCAAGGGGTTAACTAAGGCCCCGTCCACACATTCTACTTACATGTGACCAGCCAAAACAATGTACATggtgtctcatcccccagagcagcactcactattctgctactacatcatgtcttatcctcaaGAGcggcactccctattctgctcttacattgtGTTTTATCCTCCAGATACTCTCtactacactcactattctgctgttgtggtatcccaccacgggtgttttgtgtttcttacacctgtcacaaaagctttTTCTCCAgggtaagtggtgatgaaggtattgtacagtttcaccacaagatgtcagtattttatgtgTAGGCTCTTGTGTATGGCACAGCTGAAgctaccaaagggttattgttttatgtATACCATGTGCTTTTTCTAACATATGGGAGATGCCCTCTACTCTCAGcctatctctttctttctcttgcacacattccttccCACCACTTACAGGGTAGATAACacatcccctgtaggaagtagttacttggtgggaggaggggtAGCTTCAGTTTTATCCAGACTCTCACAGAGAGAGGAAACACAGAGCGAGTGTCTCTGCTGtggccaagccagggcctggctctgccgggACCCTTGTCTAGGACAAGTCAGTTTAGACAGTGTGTAAGTGAGTTGATGAGACAAAagtgtatgcagaagcaaccagaCACTCAGTTCCTCCAGTCTATCTACTATATCTATGATGCAGTGCTAGGAACTACAAAGGGAGAAAAGTCGGGGATCATCCTAGCCCACGCTGAGAACCActatacaaagtgcagggcagtatcctgatacacaggaactagcctggatagaataAAGTTACCACAAGGTCTAAGTATtctatctcgcaacgcaggtAACCACGAAGGCTcagaaacttagcttcacccaggtaaccaaggctggggcttgtatcaccctattaggacgagtaCCTCAACACTCTAGGGTAAAAGTTGTTCAGACTTCCGCCAGAGCACAgcactacattgggttgggactcccttgacaaactacTCTCCTCTACTCTAAACtttcaagcaccactacaactacctctactttACTCTGCGTTTTCAGACAAACcaagttaagcactaaagtctgttaaaagatttatctatttctgCAAGAGTGTTCTGTATTATTCATAGACGGCACAGtcaagctgttctatttttccaTCACtaggactcagtcatcctttcctccgcaccagcacctatacacactagctgtTTTTCCacgttctgtgggtggcggtaccgatagtccgggtgagtCAATTGCcattcaggactaccgtgacaagagcccaagggacccatcacagcccggcaggtcaccgaccatttcagtGGAACACAGTCACCCACAATACAAAGCAGaaaccaacatcacacctgtgtgctggactataaCTGACATCTTGACAATGACCATCCCTGGCTGAGCTCTATCCTACGACTGATAACATCTCCCTCCCAGTGGTCACCACACTGTTACATCAtgcctcatcctccagagctgc is from Dendropsophus ebraccatus isolate aDenEbr1 chromosome 14, aDenEbr1.pat, whole genome shotgun sequence and encodes:
- the TP53RK gene encoding EKC/KEOPS complex subunit TP53RK; this encodes MEVMENGAESSSRERTRRYLAGLRLVKQGAEARVYRGSFLGRPAVVKERFSKTYRHPALDEKLTHRRTAQEVRSILRCRKAGIAAPVVFFVDHISHCIYLEDIEGSVTVRDFIMAAQADGGSLYSLAERMGQVLGRMHDEDVVHGDLTTSNMLLRPPHPSLDLVLIDFGLSFISALPEDKGVDLYVLEKALLSTHPGTQDLFRTLLQSYSATSRRAGPVIKKLDEVRLRGRKRSMLG